One Oncorhynchus masou masou isolate Uvic2021 chromosome 18, UVic_Omas_1.1, whole genome shotgun sequence DNA window includes the following coding sequences:
- the LOC135504740 gene encoding myc-associated zinc finger protein-like isoform X1 encodes MDAAWSNFLFQTTPNQNQVEGTLQSELLPVHTASPQTPPTENIAQPPSTVDTAALNEEPLPVKTTSRPARVPHICAICSKQFKNNYNLRRHQSVHTGVRMRRAGEQEEGAKEVGGGAGPAQAVSGERVERHTVPLSLLHLSVPPPLPPPSMLASQLPALGSQDGEGVAMASVVARVNPHAPPAAVVMVAGATVQRPSNPNPNPVRKNHACETCGKAFRDVYHLNRHRLSHSDEKPFSCPICQQRFKRKDRMSHHVRSHQGGVEKPYVCPHCAKAFSRPDHLNSHVRQVHSSERPFKCPVLDTCESSFATRDRLRAHMIRHEEKVPCHICGKLLSAAYITDHMRVHNQSQHHSCHICNRSFTTLTYLRVHAQKHHGQEWKESAGGFGGTGSSGVLVCQLCGVHCKTPTQLQGHMGTHSTGGQGGSSGTVPASGASSSSVSLSNMVSAPTVYVNSNAVVDLLVSDCSSIQPQSHS; translated from the exons ATGGATGCTGCTTGGAGCAATTTTCTCTTCCAG ACTACTCCCAACCAAAACCAAGTGGAGGGGACCCTCCAATCAGAACTCTTACCAGTCCATACTGCCTCTCCTCAGACCCCTCCCACAGAGAACATAGCCCAGCCTCCTTCCACGGTGGACACTGCTGCCCTCAATGAAGAACCCTTACCTG TGAAGACAACTTCCCGGCCTGCCCGTGTGCCACACATCTGTGCCATATGCAGCAAGCAGTTCAAGAACAACTACAACCTGCGGCGACATCAGTCGGTCCACACAGGGGTACGCATGAGGCGAGCAggggagcaggaggagggggcAAAGGAGGTTGGCGGTGGCGCAGGGCCGGCGCAGGCGGTgtcgggagagagggtggagaggcaTACGGTCCCCCTCTCCCTGCTTCACCTCTccgttcctccccctctcccccctcccagcATGCTGGCGTCCCAGCTGCCAGCTCTGGGTAGTCAGGATGGCGAAGGGGTTGCCATGGCGAGCGTAGTGGCTAGAGTTAACCCCCATGCTCCTCCTGCTGCTGTCGTCATGGTGGCGGGGGCGACAGTACAG CGGCCATCGAACCCCAACCCGAACCCCGTGCGGAAGAACCACGCCTGTGAGACGTGCGGGAAGGCTTTCCGAGATGTGTACCACTTAAACCGACACCGTCTCTCCCACTCGGATGAGAAACCCTTCTCCTGCCCCATCTGCCAGCAGCGGTTCAAGAGGAAGGACCGCATGAGCCACCATGTGCGCTCTCACCAAGGCGGTGTGGAGAAACCATATGTGTGCCCTCACTGTGCCAAGGCTTTCTCCAG GCCTGATCATCTCAATAGTCATGTCAGACAAGTTCACTCTTCTGAACGACCCTTCAAGTGTCCGGTACTTGAT ACGTGCGAGTCCAGCTTCGCCACGAGGGACCGGCTACGTGCTCATATGATCCGCCACGAGGAGAAGGTACCGTGCCACATCTGCGGCAAGCTCCTGTCGGCTGCCTACATCACCGATCACATGAGGGTGCACAACCAATCGCAGCACCATTCCTGCCATATCTGTAACCGCA GCTTCACCACTCTGACCTACCTGCGTGTCCACGCCCAGAAGCACCACGGCCAGGAGTGGAAGGAGAGCGCTGGCGGCTTCGGCGGCACGGGTTCAAGTGGTGTTCTTGTGTGCCAGCTGTGCGGGGTGCACTGCAAGACCCCCACCCAGCTGCAGGGCCACATGGGCACCCACAGTACTGGGGGCCAAGGGGGCTCCTCCGGCACTGTTCCTGCTAGCGGGGCGTCTAGCTCCTCCGTGTCCCTCAGCAACATGGTGTCTGCACCAACTGTCTACGTCAACAGCAACGCAGTGGTGGACCTGCTGGTGTCGGACTGCTCCAGCATACAACCTCAGTCCCACAGTTAG
- the LOC135504740 gene encoding myc-associated zinc finger protein-like isoform X2, which translates to MDAAWSNFLFQTTPNQNQVEGTLQSELLPVHTASPQTPPTENIAQPPSTVDTAALNEEPLPVKTTSRPARVPHICAICSKQFKNNYNLRRHQSVHTGVRMRRAGEQEEGAKEVGGGAGPAQAVSGERVERHTVPLSLLHLSVPPPLPPPSMLASQLPALGSQDGEGVAMASVVARVNPHAPPAAVVMVAGATVQRPSNPNPNPVRKNHACETCGKAFRDVYHLNRHRLSHSDEKPFSCPICQQRFKRKDRMSHHVRSHQGGVEKPYVCPHCAKAFSRPDHLNSHVRQVHSSERPFKCPTCESSFATRDRLRAHMIRHEEKVPCHICGKLLSAAYITDHMRVHNQSQHHSCHICNRSFTTLTYLRVHAQKHHGQEWKESAGGFGGTGSSGVLVCQLCGVHCKTPTQLQGHMGTHSTGGQGGSSGTVPASGASSSSVSLSNMVSAPTVYVNSNAVVDLLVSDCSSIQPQSHS; encoded by the exons ATGGATGCTGCTTGGAGCAATTTTCTCTTCCAG ACTACTCCCAACCAAAACCAAGTGGAGGGGACCCTCCAATCAGAACTCTTACCAGTCCATACTGCCTCTCCTCAGACCCCTCCCACAGAGAACATAGCCCAGCCTCCTTCCACGGTGGACACTGCTGCCCTCAATGAAGAACCCTTACCTG TGAAGACAACTTCCCGGCCTGCCCGTGTGCCACACATCTGTGCCATATGCAGCAAGCAGTTCAAGAACAACTACAACCTGCGGCGACATCAGTCGGTCCACACAGGGGTACGCATGAGGCGAGCAggggagcaggaggagggggcAAAGGAGGTTGGCGGTGGCGCAGGGCCGGCGCAGGCGGTgtcgggagagagggtggagaggcaTACGGTCCCCCTCTCCCTGCTTCACCTCTccgttcctccccctctcccccctcccagcATGCTGGCGTCCCAGCTGCCAGCTCTGGGTAGTCAGGATGGCGAAGGGGTTGCCATGGCGAGCGTAGTGGCTAGAGTTAACCCCCATGCTCCTCCTGCTGCTGTCGTCATGGTGGCGGGGGCGACAGTACAG CGGCCATCGAACCCCAACCCGAACCCCGTGCGGAAGAACCACGCCTGTGAGACGTGCGGGAAGGCTTTCCGAGATGTGTACCACTTAAACCGACACCGTCTCTCCCACTCGGATGAGAAACCCTTCTCCTGCCCCATCTGCCAGCAGCGGTTCAAGAGGAAGGACCGCATGAGCCACCATGTGCGCTCTCACCAAGGCGGTGTGGAGAAACCATATGTGTGCCCTCACTGTGCCAAGGCTTTCTCCAG GCCTGATCATCTCAATAGTCATGTCAGACAAGTTCACTCTTCTGAACGACCCTTCAAGTGTCCG ACGTGCGAGTCCAGCTTCGCCACGAGGGACCGGCTACGTGCTCATATGATCCGCCACGAGGAGAAGGTACCGTGCCACATCTGCGGCAAGCTCCTGTCGGCTGCCTACATCACCGATCACATGAGGGTGCACAACCAATCGCAGCACCATTCCTGCCATATCTGTAACCGCA GCTTCACCACTCTGACCTACCTGCGTGTCCACGCCCAGAAGCACCACGGCCAGGAGTGGAAGGAGAGCGCTGGCGGCTTCGGCGGCACGGGTTCAAGTGGTGTTCTTGTGTGCCAGCTGTGCGGGGTGCACTGCAAGACCCCCACCCAGCTGCAGGGCCACATGGGCACCCACAGTACTGGGGGCCAAGGGGGCTCCTCCGGCACTGTTCCTGCTAGCGGGGCGTCTAGCTCCTCCGTGTCCCTCAGCAACATGGTGTCTGCACCAACTGTCTACGTCAACAGCAACGCAGTGGTGGACCTGCTGGTGTCGGACTGCTCCAGCATACAACCTCAGTCCCACAGTTAG
- the LOC135504740 gene encoding myc-associated zinc finger protein-like isoform X3, translating to MDAAWSNFLFQTTPNQNQVEGTLQSELLPVHTASPQTPPTENIAQPPSTVDTAALNEEPLPVKTTSRPARVPHICAICSKQFKNNYNLRRHQSVHTGRPSNPNPNPVRKNHACETCGKAFRDVYHLNRHRLSHSDEKPFSCPICQQRFKRKDRMSHHVRSHQGGVEKPYVCPHCAKAFSRPDHLNSHVRQVHSSERPFKCPVLDTCESSFATRDRLRAHMIRHEEKVPCHICGKLLSAAYITDHMRVHNQSQHHSCHICNRSFTTLTYLRVHAQKHHGQEWKESAGGFGGTGSSGVLVCQLCGVHCKTPTQLQGHMGTHSTGGQGGSSGTVPASGASSSSVSLSNMVSAPTVYVNSNAVVDLLVSDCSSIQPQSHS from the exons ATGGATGCTGCTTGGAGCAATTTTCTCTTCCAG ACTACTCCCAACCAAAACCAAGTGGAGGGGACCCTCCAATCAGAACTCTTACCAGTCCATACTGCCTCTCCTCAGACCCCTCCCACAGAGAACATAGCCCAGCCTCCTTCCACGGTGGACACTGCTGCCCTCAATGAAGAACCCTTACCTG TGAAGACAACTTCCCGGCCTGCCCGTGTGCCACACATCTGTGCCATATGCAGCAAGCAGTTCAAGAACAACTACAACCTGCGGCGACATCAGTCGGTCCACACAGGG CGGCCATCGAACCCCAACCCGAACCCCGTGCGGAAGAACCACGCCTGTGAGACGTGCGGGAAGGCTTTCCGAGATGTGTACCACTTAAACCGACACCGTCTCTCCCACTCGGATGAGAAACCCTTCTCCTGCCCCATCTGCCAGCAGCGGTTCAAGAGGAAGGACCGCATGAGCCACCATGTGCGCTCTCACCAAGGCGGTGTGGAGAAACCATATGTGTGCCCTCACTGTGCCAAGGCTTTCTCCAG GCCTGATCATCTCAATAGTCATGTCAGACAAGTTCACTCTTCTGAACGACCCTTCAAGTGTCCGGTACTTGAT ACGTGCGAGTCCAGCTTCGCCACGAGGGACCGGCTACGTGCTCATATGATCCGCCACGAGGAGAAGGTACCGTGCCACATCTGCGGCAAGCTCCTGTCGGCTGCCTACATCACCGATCACATGAGGGTGCACAACCAATCGCAGCACCATTCCTGCCATATCTGTAACCGCA GCTTCACCACTCTGACCTACCTGCGTGTCCACGCCCAGAAGCACCACGGCCAGGAGTGGAAGGAGAGCGCTGGCGGCTTCGGCGGCACGGGTTCAAGTGGTGTTCTTGTGTGCCAGCTGTGCGGGGTGCACTGCAAGACCCCCACCCAGCTGCAGGGCCACATGGGCACCCACAGTACTGGGGGCCAAGGGGGCTCCTCCGGCACTGTTCCTGCTAGCGGGGCGTCTAGCTCCTCCGTGTCCCTCAGCAACATGGTGTCTGCACCAACTGTCTACGTCAACAGCAACGCAGTGGTGGACCTGCTGGTGTCGGACTGCTCCAGCATACAACCTCAGTCCCACAGTTAG